Genomic DNA from Peribacillus simplex:
TATTCTTCTTTAAGCCAACATCATCAGTGATTGGACCTGAAGATGAAATTATCATTCCAGAGGGTATTAAGGAAGTAAAGTTTGAATCCGAATTAGCGATTGTCATTGGGAAAGAGGCAAAAAATGTGCCTGAATCCGAAGTACTGGATTATGTTTTTGGATACACAGTTGGAAATGACGTAACAGCACCTCAGTTTTTCCATCAGGATGGCCACTGGACAATTGGTAAATCATTTGACACGTTCACTCCATTAGGTCCTGTTATTGAAACTGTACTTAATCCTTTTAATGTAAAGGTCAAAGCAAAACTGAACGATGTTGAAAAACAAAACAGTGCAACTGAACTGATGATTATTCCAATTCGCAGAATGGTTTCCTATCTGACAAAAGTTATGACGCTTAAACCGGGAGATGTAATTTTAACTGGTAGTCCTGTTGGAGCAGAGTTGGTCGGCGCAGGCGATGTTATAGAATGTGAAATAAGGGAAATTGGAAATCTTCGAAATACATTTGTTGCGGCTAAAGAAGGTGCAAGAGCGTATTAGGTACGGTTAAAAATTTTTAGTTCCAAATTGCTGGAGTCAATTGGTTTGAGATCGGAAGCAAGGCAATACTTGCTTATTTCCATCTAATGTCGTGCTTAAAATTCTTGAGCAAAAGGAAATGCCAACGCATACTGACAAAACGATTACGAATAAAGATGATTTCCTTCAAGAACTCATTCAGGTTAGAATTAAAGGCTATGCATTGGATCTAGAAGAAAATGAATACGAATTACTTGTATTCCCGTTCCTATTTTCGATCATTCGGGGAAAGCCATTGCTGCTGTCATCATATCTGATCCAACAATGCGTATGACTGAACAGCGAATCAATCTACTACAGTTACAAATGATTCAAATTGGAAAGAGAATTTCGACAAGGCTTGGATTCTGAAGTGTAATTATTTTCCAATATTTTTTAGAATTTTTTTACAAAGAAAATTTGCCCGATATATCTTTTTTTCAAAATAATCGGGCAAATTTTGAAATTGGTTTTAAAATTTTACCAATAATTTGTATAATAAAATGGGATTAGTGTTTGTTATAGAACAATTACTTATAGTTACATAACAATATTGTTTTATCGCAAACTTATAGAAACGTTGTTTCTTAATACAAAGCATTATCTTATAGAATGTTATCATGCCGA
This window encodes:
- a CDS encoding fumarylacetoacetate hydrolase family protein — its product is MKFTRFIANSSIHTGVKEKGIIRVIKGDIFGAWEYTGQTFSQGEVKSIAPLEPNQIIGIGANFVSNVEDLPEQLPEIPVFFFKPTSSVIGPEDEIIIPEGIKEVKFESELAIVIGKEAKNVPESEVLDYVFGYTVGNDVTAPQFFHQDGHWTIGKSFDTFTPLGPVIETVLNPFNVKVKAKLNDVEKQNSATELMIIPIRRMVSYLTKVMTLKPGDVILTGSPVGAELVGAGDVIECEIREIGNLRNTFVAAKEGARAY